Below is a genomic region from Drosophila albomicans strain 15112-1751.03 chromosome 2R, ASM965048v2, whole genome shotgun sequence.
AAGCCCAAAACACACATAGAGCAGGGCGATGTGGTCATCCTGTATCTGAGTGTGAATTCTATGCACGCCATCGAAGCGGTTCCCACAATTGTTAACAAGAAAGGCGAAACAATAGTGCACATCTTTCAGACCCCATACGGATCACTTAAAGTGGAAAGTACGTATACCACATAGAGtttgttaaatgttttcttaTGGTTTTTAATTAACCTGCCTGCAGATATTATTGGCGTAGAGTACGGCAGTCGCGTGGAGCTCTCCAAGGGTTATGCGCACGTGCTGCAACCAAACCCGGAACTGTGGACACAAACACTGCCGCATCGCACACAAATCATCTACACGCCCGACATCAGCATGATCCTCCATCAGCTGGAAGTGCGTCCCGGTGCCGTGGTTATCGAGTCCGGCACCGGTTCCGGTTCTTTGTCACATTATTTTCTACGAGCCTTAAAACCAACCGGACATCTGCATACATTTGACTTCCATGAGGCGCGGGCGGACCAGGCACGAGAGGAGTTCAGGCGACACGGACTGGGTGACTTTGTAACGGTTTATCACAGAGATGTGTGCAATCTGGGCTTTACCAACGAACTTGATGGTGTGGCTGATGCAGTGTTTTTGGATCTGCCCGCGCCGGATTTGGCAGTACCACATGCATTCAAGGCGTTGAAGTTGTCGGGTAAGTGAAACTGCAACGACGAAGACTGCCGCCCAGTCAAACGTTGTTGTGACAACAAGTTGTCAGCGCCCTTTGGCGCGTCGCCGACATGGAATACAGGCTGCAGCTGAGCTCGCAAGGCAGGCAGCAAGGCAACCAGATAGGCAGTCAAGCAGGCAGTAGCAATCAAGAGTCGCTCGCTTGGTCACTCAGTTGTCGCCACTGTCTCTTTGGCCATTTCATTGTGCTTGACATTGAATGCGCCCGCTTTTGTCAGTTGACGTGGTCAGAGACGCGGTCCATTCGCCCAGCTTTGTCACTCATTAGTGAAGCCAACTGTAGTCGGCACCCTGCTCAATACATTGTATTGGTAGAGGAAGTAAACAATTGtagatttatattaaattcactTGCAGGTGTTGTTTATTAAacccaacacaaaaaaacttgaagaggtttttaaaaatatgaagagTAGAAACTTTAGATAATGTCGCAGTCTGCAATTTCTTACTATGCTCTCTGTCAATAAGGtcaacaagttttttttatatataagtaggTTAGAGAACACTATAATTCGCAAATAAGCCCTATAAGTGATCAAAGTTAATTCTGCAGTTTAAAATTCAGCTTTTCGATAAGTTTTGAACGTTTATCACAGCTTTCGATAAACTTCACAGTGATCGTTAGTGATGCGCATATCAGTTATCGACTTCAACGTTATCGTTTATCTTATATTCAAATTAGGTGGTCGCTTCTGCTCGTTCTCGCCCTGCATTGAGCAGTCCCAACGTTGCATTGAAGTCCTCACCAAATTGGGCTTTAATGAGATCTGCTCCATGGAAGTGCTGCAGCAGGAGAGCGTCATCAAAACCCGTACATTGCCTGTGATCGATTTGGAATTTCTGAAAGCACCCAAAGAAGTTGAGACAAACACAAACGAGGACGCCAAAACAAAGGAGCCCAAGGAGCTGAAAAAGTATTTAACGTCAAGTAATCCCCAAGTGCTGCCCGGACACACGGGTTTCCTCACATTTGCCACACTGCCACCCAACATACCCAAAGCTTAAAGCAAGTgtaattttgataaataaattgtgtagTTTTTTATTCGTTCGCTTGTCGTGTTATTCatagtcaaagtcaaagtcatcGAAGAGTTTGCGTTCCATGCTCCTGACGCCACCGCATTGATAGCAACGCTGTTGCAATTCCAGCTGCTGATGCTTCCGGCTCGACGATTTGCGTGGCAATGCCCACGGCATGCGTTGCTCCGGTATGGCGACCTGAGTACGTTCCGGATTGCCGCTACATGTCGGACAGCGACCCATGACATTTGATTTGGGCACCATGCCGTAGAGCAAAGGTCCGGGAGGTGGCACCCCATAAATGGTAACAATTTGTGGCAAGCTGGAGTAGGGGCGTGTTGGAAACATCTTTTCGCGATTCAGGAAACTGCAGAAGAGAAAGAGGAGAGCATTAGTTTGACTATTGATTGCTGCTTGGATTGTCTTACTTGGGTCTGGGCTCCAGCCAAAGATTGTTCATGCGTTTGCTGCGCATGATGTCACCCAGTTtctgcagcagccgcagatTCTCACGTTCgatttgctgctgcctttcGCGTTcgttctgctgcttcttccaCTTGCGCTGCACATGATCGTGTTGGCGTGGCGACTTCGTATCAATCGCTGGTCGAGCGGACATCACTTTCTCGCGATGCTGCGCGTATCGCAATTGCTCCCACGGCTGTTGCAGCAATTTGTCGCGTCTCGAGATCATGGCAATCGAAATAGAAATGGTGATTCTTTTGGGGGGATGAAGCGATTTGTGGGGCAACATGTTTGCCAgcacaaacaaacatttgGTGCGTCCATaacaacataacaacaacCTTGCCAGGACAACGCCGAACGcgaacgcaaacgcaaacgttCGCCGGAGGCCACTCAACAAATATTGCACAATCATGCTCACAGATTAAgttcaacaacagcaacgacgacgctgacgctgacgacgacgacgacgtcggcgGCGGCAGCTTTGCTCAGCTGTCCCGACTGTCTATCCAAACAGTGACATCCCTTGGACTTGACTTGCAAATTTGCGGTCCAAGCGCAAAAAACACTGTTACATAATTCTCATTGCTTTCGATTCTGGTTTTTAGTTTCGGTTCTGTTTCTGATTCAGTTTTGGATTCTGGTTCTACTCCTGCTCCTGCCCCGCTTGTTAGGCAAACCGATGCCGGTTCCTGTGTAGTAGCCgctctcagttctcagttctcagttggTGTGGCGGCAAAATGTTCTTTCTTCTTTCAGCTTCTTCAACTCAGTTGCTCTGTGGCTGCCaccgcagttgttgttgttgttgttgttattgctgttgctgttgccgcattgctgctgctcatatGTCAACCAGCAACTCAGTTTGCTGCCGTTCTAAACTCTTGTTTAGTGTTTGATTGATGCTAAGTGCTTGTGCCTATTTCATATGCAAGTACACACTTAATGCTTTCAATAATTTCTTACTAAACTTTATTTGGTAAGCGCAGTtcaaagcaaatttatttcCTCATGCAGCGCAAAGTGATGTATGAGGATAATAACACTAGACAAACGCTAACAgaaatattgataaaaataaattattagaaattcattttaatcaactaatttgttttctgaaatatacaaaatcaagacatttttgataaatatagaaaattccAAACTTACTTTAAGagattcaatttgttttctaaaatattaGAAATCGAAACATTGAACTatcttaataattttataataacatCTCATTCTGAAGACTCCACTTAGTCTGACTGATCTTTGAACTCTAGAATTTCATATACAATCAAAGaaaatcttataaataatttttatgttgaaAAGCTGAAGGTCCTGAAggttttaaaatcaaatttgctacctatgtattttgtttgataTTGCTCTGGCTGATATTTTCAacttacaatttaatttaaagttaaaaaaaagtaataaataaatcataaaaaatgttcTATGTTAAACAACTAACTAACCTTaagtacaattaaaaaatattatttttgcaacttaaaattttttttaagataagAATCCGGAAAAATCTTATTGTGAATACCTCAGTGTCTCAGGTTGCTTACACGTAAGTttgcaaaaacaattattaaaaaaaaatctatgtGTTGAACAACTTACAAACATTCCTTAAAATTAGAAGTGTTTAGCGCATATTTGATCTAAATAAATTCGTCTACAATCAGATCTAGTTATAATTTCGCATtcactattatttattattaaattttgcatatttcaatgTGATTTATTTGTCAACACTTATTGACAATTTTAgctcaataatttatttggctTTTGAGCTATTTTACATGCATTATTACGCACTTGTttgctcaaatatttattgccttGTTCACAGAACTTGAGCGTTTCTAGGTAACATGATATGCCACTTGACGGTCAGTTAACTTTTGTATTGTGTAACACACTTCCAGTGTGTGGTTATTTTGTGTGAATAAATTTGTCTACTCGCAGACTACTTTGTATATAGTAAATCCTGTCTAACAGaaatataaagaaagaaatcCCCAGCAATTGTTCTGCTTTTGAGTTTATTAGCCCCCCGTTGGGGCGTCTTACAAATGCGtctattgttttttatatatatacatatttttttttgcctgcgTTCGTGTTGCAAGCCGCGTgttgcgtgttgttgttgctcttgtttgtGGCCAACAAGTTGCTGTATTCCCAGTGGCCAACAACTGTGCTGTGGCTGAGCTGTGGCTGTGCTGCTGCCATTGGGCGTGAGTTTGCActattatcaaattaaaagcaacgCCGCTTATTGGTCAGTTAATTGGAAGATCTGTAATTTGATACTGGTAACGTGTTGCTTATCACagctcttgttattgttgttgctgatgcttttgctgtattgttgtatttgtacAATTATCTTGTTAGCTGATCGACAACTGTAACGGATTGCTATATTCACTATATAGCCCATCATAAGCCAAAAATCCCATAGCCATGGCCCCTATGACCACTCGCGTCTTTGCTTGCCCCTATCTTAAAGCTTGCTGCCTCGTCACAACTAAACACCTGCTTATTTctgcataaatttcatatagaAATGctcatatttattgaaaatactcgtatttattaaatggcaTATAATTGCGCtttatgtgtgtctgtgtgtgtgtgtgtgtgttagggGGGTGCAGCGCTGCCCCCCAGCAATGTGGCCAGTTTCTCACCTTTAGAAGCCGACCAGCAGTCGCAGAtgccgcaacaacagcaacaacaacaaccacaacaacagcaacatcaaaatGATGCCAGCGGTTGCTTGATGCTGCTTTTTTGAGTTGGTTGTGATGGAACCTTGAATGAACTACACAATCAATGGAaatcacttttatttattactcataaaaaatacaaataaagatCTAATAATTATAGATGTCAAGATGAATGCGAAAAGTCTGCACACAGTTTTTAATTATGGATATagttaaagttaattaaagGTTGTTTTATAAGTTCTTTATGATGATATAACTATATTTTGTCAGTTTAATAAAGTATTAAGTTTAATGGATAGATgtaaaaaataagcaaagaaTGATTTAATGTTGTAtactaaatttcatttattttaagaattacaTTTTAAGAGATGTAATAATAGCATTAggtatttaagtatttatgcttaagcataaaatcaaataagtaAATAGTTGTTCATTGTTGCACAATAAAATATGTGGgacatatttcatttaatttcttacattttaaaaGCTGCCAATAACAGCATTCTTCATTTCAGTATTTCTGTTTAAAGTAGAAAATTAAAGTGGGATATTGcttgctgtttttattttgtattgaatattttgacaatttatGTAGCCAAAATTTAATCGACCAACCTAATTCTAAATTTCGTATTTCAAGTAAAAGTCTTCTATACTTAAATAATACGTAATCAGTCAGAATTGTAATTCTTCTTCTAACAGGCAATTGGCCATGCCCAGTTCGGTGTAGAGTGCAATAAGTTTTGGGTTAGTACTCGCATATCATACACAAAGTGCATACAATAACTGGCCTGTCCATTTATTACAATATGCGCCGGCAACGCCAaggcaacacaacagcaatgcacaacagcaacacacaacagcaacagcaacagcaacagtcgaAAACTGCGATTTGCTGTcagctaataataataatttcgatATTGAAAATACGTTTTCTTAGTTAGGTACGACACTAAACGATTTCGCCCATTCGAAGtgtagtgttgttgttgttgttgctgttgttattgctcgAGCATCGACAGTGCTAAAAGTCaggcaagcaacagcaacacttgCAACccgcaacgtgcaacgtgcaacaggcaacaggctggcaactggcaactcgcAACTGGCAGCGTGCAACACAACGGGCACAAAGTTGACCGTTGGTGGGGGCGGTGctatttgctgctgccgctgcttcaTCCTCGCTGCTTCCTCGTCTGCTTCTTGCTGCTTCATCTTGAAGCGTTTTTGCAGACAGGTGGTGTGTTGGTGTCGATGTTGCTGGGTCgccgctcgctcgctcgcttggTGTTCAATATGAGCCACAATTGAGGCATTTAATCGAGCATCTCTTAACACGCCTTGGAATGTTGACTTATTATTGGCCATGCCAGCCAAATGCAGTTGCCACAGTTGCCCGTTGCCtgctcgctcactctctctctctccctctctttggTGTGTGCAACACTTGTGTGTCTTGCGTCTGCGTCTGCGCCTTTTGTCTGCCTCTTGCGTCGGTGTCAGAAGTCTGTAGTTACCTCACAGTAAAAGCGTTTATCATCATTAGACTCAATCTAAAGACGTTTTGGCTGGGGTTATCATGTTGATTATGTTGTGTgaaaacaaattacattttgctGCTCAGACTTTAACACCATTTGTATGCGCctatgttgttgtcgttgcagcattgttgcaacattgtgttgctgttgtcagtatgtggctgctgttgccatgctgctgctgctggctaaTTGTGAATCTGTTCGAAAGATTCAATTGTGCCATTGACAAACCAATTGGCTTGCTCAATTTTGTGAAAGCCTTTTAcccagtctctctctctttgtgggCCGtgagaaaattgcaaatcaaaaatatttctgcCATTGCCAATAATTGCTCGATAATATTGCGCTGGCTACATTGAAGCAGACTAGACACAACCGAAAACAATATGAGAAAGAACTTGGCaataattttgcttttgggcCTTGTCTAAGACACAGCTGTGTTctatattattgttgttgttgttgctgccgctgcctgcAGCTGGCGACATGCCACttgcaacagccacaacaccaacagtaATAAAGTTAAGCTATGCTTTGGCCCTGACCGTCTAATAACACTGTGCTGcataaaaatctataaatttaattgtgcaattttacaacattattatttttaagtagaaatatatttatttagttgcaaAAGTAAACTCATAAATCTTAAATCGTTTTCTAAGTTATTCagttacaatttaaatgagtATTTCCCATTTAGATAATAACAAATAGTTTAAATGTTatcttgtttatttatttattcacgTGCTGTTGAGTGTTTTTACAACGAACTTGATTTTGCCCAgccaataaacatttttatgcacttttaaacttaatgtttgtttttttgtttgctgctgcaacagttgcGATAACATTTTCTGATTTgtgccacaacaaaaaaaaaaaaaacaagaaaacgcTGCCAGGCTGTTAACTATTTATCCGAGGGTCAATGTCACGCCTTGACGCCTTCGccaatatatttaaagctgACTTTTTGTCACAATTTATTGCTCAAAGATTTCTATGTTaatctatctgtgtgtgtgtgtgtttctctctgtctctgtgtgtggttTGTGTGCCGTTTTTCTTGACTTTTGGCTGGCCGTTTTTATCTTGTCAACGCAATCGTCtattagtttttcttttttaattaattaacaatgtTCGCATGGGTGTCAATGGCGAAAATGGTGTGGCAtggttgtttgtttgcccCAAGCTCTGTgcaattgttttatatatattttttgttattttattcgacattttttttgtgtatttatttgttaatgcCTGTCGCTGACAGTGAGCGGAAAAAATTGTACATGGCTTTTAAATGGGGTGCCCAATTAAATgtggaaataataaaattaaataaatgggAAAAAAGAAAGTGAAGTGCAGCTCAGCAGGTTGCCAAcattaggttttttttttctatttcgcGTGTTTCgttgttataaaatatattttgtatcatGACAGCTAATACTAGTTAGTTTTGAATGCTGTTGATAAGCGAAATAATTATCTACGTGAGGTCGATCGATTTGACATTTGACTGTGTTCTAAGTAACCTTTTTGGAATACCCCATGCAGAGCTAAGCTTATCCAACTTGCATAATCAACATGCATAAAGTTTTTCGTTAGGAATTCAAGACTCACATAGCACACAAAATGCTCGCAAGTCGCCGCCATCAGTGGAGAAGTCAATAGTGTACTATGGACAAACTAATTGAGCCATTTTGAAGTCCATGATAATCGTTTTTGAGTAGTACTCGTACTTTGGAATGGGCagagaaacaaaacaaaacaaaacccaCACCCATTTGGCAACGCCTTCAAAGGAGGCAAAGAAGCTCAGTGATTCGCGTTGTCTGCTTGACTGTGTCAACTCGaatgtgcaataaaattaaagttttgtttatgaATGGAATTACACAGCGATCGGCAGACAACGGCAATAAGCAAACGgcaaagacaacgacaacgtcgacATTTAGCAAAAGTAAAACGCAGCAGGAGCTCTGaccgaaagagagagggagaggaaaacatagagagacagagagagactcGGCTCAGATTCGCAGACACTTCATCTAAATGTCAGGCCATATCTAGCGACACTCGCACAAACCTACCAAGCTCGCCGTTTGCCGGTGTTAGCCCTCAATTTCAACACTCGCATTCGCACTCAGCTCTCAGCTTGGAcaccgtcgtcgtcgtcggcgtcTTGGCGGCTCTTTGGCTCTTTGGCGGCTGCTTTGGCCAAATCAATTGAGCCGCCTGCAAACGAGCCAAAACAAATGACTTGAGAGTTTTCGCCAAGGCAAAAGCGTTGAGGCCCCGAGGAGCGCTCAAGATCATTAgtataatttaagtaaattaaacgCAGCGATTAGGCCAGGATGCAAACGGCAACGTCGTCCACattcacagtcacagtcacaacGACGACTACGACAACTACAGCTGCAgcacttcaacttcaacttgagGCACATCCACAGCTGTAGCTGAAGTCGGCAAAAAGGcttgtgtttatttaaatttattgtaacATTGACTCTCTGGACGCTCTGCGGCGTGGCGATGgcgatttcaatttgtaaaacaAGCGAGCAAACAAGCTGTTAAAATATAATGATTGGCAccaaaaatgagaaaaaaaaataaagatgcAACGCGTCTTGCGTCGAGATACGAGATACTcatactttacttttttttcgttttatttcgtttgtgtttttttgtggcatgcaTTTCGTATCTAGGTTAAACTGTCCGCATATGCATATCGCTCTGCCTAACTGGCTGCTCATTCGTAAATTTATGTGGCGTTTGCTCATTGTCTCAACGCTGCGCTTATGCTTATGATTGGTAATGCCTCGATACTCGTACATAAACCATTTGGCATTGAAAAGCTCAGCAGCTTGGACTATGGATATGCGGATACTACATTGTTCGCCAGAAGTTTTTACAAGCCAAGCGCGCCAGTTTCCCACACAGACAATGGGCACTccaagaaatacaaaaaaaaaaactgtggCGGCGgcgacaaccacaacaacaacaactggcaactggcaaacttCCAACTGCCAACGACTGCCGGGCTCTGGTCTCTAGctctgcagcagcagagaacacagcacagcagagcaGCGCACAAAGGCAGCTCCAGACAGAATTACAAGCGCAATGGAACAATGAATGCAGTCAGCACCATTCGAACAGTGGTGAAAGTGCCAAGCCGACTAAATGAATATTCGATAATGGAAGGCGAATTGTCATCAGGCTTCtgctttttgctattttctttttttctgtttatcGACACTCACATACATGCGCTGCACCTAATTGGCCTATTAGAAAATGATGAGTAGAGAAATAAGTAAATGCATTCGAAAGAAAGCTGATGgaaagttgaaataaaactaaatacagttatcataaataaataatctttatttgaatttctgaTTGCCAAAACTAAGTctagttttaattttagataCTAGCTTATTAAATAAGCAATAATTAACAGCATTTTCTTATCTTTATAAAATGTTCTAGATTTCTACTCAGATCACTTACTGTTTTGCGTCACTGTGCTTGGGTCCGAGTCTTTGGCAATTGACAAAAGCCAACGTAATGcacagtaaacaaaacaaataaacagtcAGCACTGAGCACAGACAAAACAGCAATTCATATTTGCTCTGATTTATATGGCGTCTAgaagttttccatttttattatcattattatgattatgattctCTTTTTCCCATGCAACAAAAGAGGTCTGCGGTCTGCAGACAGCGGACGGTGGAgtgcacagcacacacacacacacacacacacagctcatAGTCCATACAcagacgctgctgctgcagctgtaaTCAATCAGAGAGAGCGCAAGACGCAGACGCTTCAGAATCTgaatctgctgctgcttgtgagTTTCATCTTTCTGTTTGGGGCAAAATTAATGTGCTTTAATTTGCAAGTTTGTgtcctaagtcttttgttgaACTGCCAAGTTTGTGTCCTAAGTCTTTCATTTGGCCCTGCCAAGTTTGTGTCCTAAGTCTTTCAATTCAGCCCTGCCACACACAATGCGCAGGGCGTTCTTTTTCTGTGTGTTCCACAGAAATGTCATTAAAGcaccacacacaaactcacacacacacacacatacacactatACAGAGTAAATGAAGAGGGTGTGCGAGTTGtgtttttgcttgcttgctgtgTGATCTGGGCAATGTCAATTGCTGCAACGCCAAAGATCTGCATTGCTTGATATTCTAATTGCTGAAATTGTTTGTGGCAGACAAGTGTGTGTGATTATAGTATGCGCCATGCCCAATGAATAATCATTGAAATCCGTTCGCTGTATCgcttgctattgttgttgttgttgttgcttttgttgctgttgttctcgttgttgctgttgttgttttggctgttGACAAGAGCAAACACCCGCATGGAGCCAGGAGGCTGTGGCACAACCTGGTGGTTGGTGGTCCTCATTGTGTCGCACTGATCCAAATCGCTGCGCCAAAGCAAAGCATCAAATTTTTCGCAACGCTCGTTTtcagttgttgtcgttgttgtggctcatgttgttgctgttgctgtgactgctgctgctgttgtagttgttgctgttgctgttgtcgctgctctTGCTTTTCCATCAGATATGAAAGCTGGAGCGTCGCCGTTGTTGGCGTCGCTCGTCTGCTCCTCGCCCAACGCAGTTTTCGGCTtgattttcttaattaaatttttgctacGCCGCTGCCAAGGCTATTCGAGAGCACACTAACCACAGCTCCTCCTGTCCTCCTGCTTGTTTAACCCGATTGCctgttgatgatgctgccgctgccgctgccgcagctgcagccacagccacagccacagctgctgctgctgccgctgatgatgatgatgatgatgatgtgtgGTTTATAAGTCTGTTGCAGCGCTTCGACGCAGTCGCTGATTTGACGTTGTCGATAGGGCTTTTGGTgcttgttgctcttgttgttgttgttaacacACTCCCACATTTTCAgagtttcgcttttttttgttgttgttatttatttattttatttttatttcttttttaaggAGTCGCTGCCAGGCACTTACAACGTTTCGCTCCAGTTAAGGTTAAACATTTAAGCtaagcattttcatttaattagttttaaattcaattggcCTACTTGAAACTTTTTCATCTTAATAAGCTgttaacttattttatttcttgacGTGTTATCTGGCAACAATTACCGCATTGCCATAATTTAAAAGTCTTCGAACGAAGCTTCGCTCATTAACCCATCACCCATCTTGTCGCCCAAAACTTGACCCGCGCTCAACTCGACCCACAGCTCGACCCGACTCGTTCATTTTGcgcagcacaacagcaacaccaacagcaacagcaacaaagcctgcaacaacaatatgaaaATGCGCCTACCAACATCATTTACATCATCAttcacaataaaataaaagtgcacACGCCCACTTAAAGGGCCTCATAAATTGTGTCGAATAATCAGTTTCaacataatttattgtaatttacgAGTGCCGGCAACGtggcagaagcagcagcatcagcatagCCGTAGACTAGGAATACAGAAGAAGGGGGAAAACCCAACAGATCTATAGTAACTAAACTAAGTAACAACATACAGTCAGTCCAGTCGATAGATTTCCGACACAACCTGAATTCGTATTCGAATTCACATTGCGCCCACAAGTTGAGTTGGTAGAGTTGTATTTTTTctccacttttttttatagagcGTCCCGCAACTAAATGCTACAAATGAAAATCCTAAACGGCAAATTGAAAGCATCTTGATAAGAACATTGAAGGCAGCAGCAATGTGGCTCAGCTTGTAGCTGTTGCTCGTAGAGTTTGCCTTAAACACGTAGAGTTGGCGTGCGAACACCTTGGAAACACAATATTTCAATGcctaataatatttttagcgCTGCTTTCAATATGCTTGGTTTCATTGCCGGCAGAGTCGAAAGCGAGCCTGTAAAGATATTTCTTAACCCAACTTGCTACGAGTATTTCCCCCTCAGTTAGTTGCGGCTATTGTAATTGAAACTATTGTttccttttgtgtgtgttaactTGAAGCTCTGCAATTGCTGCCAAACAGCATTTATATCAATcactcaataaaaatacaacgaTCAATCAATTTCAACAATCATTGCGAGTGAAGATCGACAAAGACAGCGATaacgagagcgagacaga
It encodes:
- the LOC117575764 gene encoding tRNA (adenine(58)-N(1))-methyltransferase catalytic subunit TRMT61A; translation: MSFLKPKTHIEQGDVVILYLSVNSMHAIEAVPTIVNKKGETIVHIFQTPYGSLKVENIIGVEYGSRVELSKGYAHVLQPNPELWTQTLPHRTQIIYTPDISMILHQLEVRPGAVVIESGTGSGSLSHYFLRALKPTGHLHTFDFHEARADQAREEFRRHGLGDFVTVYHRDVCNLGFTNELDGVADAVFLDLPAPDLAVPHAFKALKLSGGRFCSFSPCIEQSQRCIEVLTKLGFNEICSMEVLQQESVIKTRTLPVIDLEFLKAPKEVETNTNEDAKTKEPKELKKYLTSSNPQVLPGHTGFLTFATLPPNIPKA
- the LOC117575765 gene encoding uncharacterized protein LOC117575765, whose product is MIVQYLLSGLRRTFAFAFAFGVVLARLLLCCYGRTKCLFVLANMLPHKSLHPPKRITISISIAMISRRDKLLQQPWEQLRYAQHREKVMSARPAIDTKSPRQHDHVQRKWKKQQNERERQQQIERENLRLLQKLGDIMRSKRMNNLWLEPRPNFLNREKMFPTRPYSSLPQIVTIYGVPPPGPLLYGMVPKSNVMGRCPTCSGNPERTQVAIPEQRMPWALPRKSSSRKHQQLELQQRCYQCGGVRSMERKLFDDFDFDYE